A portion of the Deltaproteobacteria bacterium genome contains these proteins:
- a CDS encoding ammonium transporter translates to MDKADTAWVLVSTALVMFMTPGLAYFYAGMVRKKNVLDTLMHSFFMLCLISVQWMALGYTLSFGPDLGGLVGGPRHLMLSGVGMEPEGTIPHLLFMMFQGTFAAITVALITGAVVERMKFCAVVAFGLLWATLVYDPLCHWVWGGGWLSELGVLDFAGGMVVHISCGVSALVAALVLGPRKGYPREAMMPHNLGLTAVGMGILWFGWFGFNAGSALAADGVAANTLVTTHMAASMGTLTWVFTEWLHRGKPTMLGAVSGAVAGLGSITPASGFVTPAFAVLIGLVGGLVCYWAVSVLKPRLGYDDSLDVFGIHGVSGIWGSLSIGLFASVGAEGLVLGNGGQLLSQLTGVLVTIALSAGGTFAVLKVVDATVGLRVSREEEIEGLDLSQHGESGYTF, encoded by the coding sequence ATAGACAAGGCCGACACGGCCTGGGTGCTCGTCTCCACGGCGCTGGTGATGTTCATGACGCCCGGGCTCGCCTACTTCTACGCGGGCATGGTGCGAAAGAAAAACGTCCTCGACACGCTGATGCACAGTTTTTTCATGCTCTGCCTCATCAGCGTGCAGTGGATGGCGCTCGGCTACACGCTCTCTTTCGGCCCCGACCTTGGAGGCCTTGTGGGAGGACCGCGCCACCTCATGCTCTCGGGCGTCGGCATGGAGCCGGAGGGCACGATCCCGCACCTCCTCTTCATGATGTTCCAGGGCACCTTCGCCGCCATAACGGTGGCCCTCATAACAGGGGCCGTGGTGGAGAGGATGAAGTTCTGCGCCGTAGTCGCCTTCGGGCTCCTCTGGGCGACGCTCGTCTACGACCCCCTCTGCCACTGGGTCTGGGGCGGAGGATGGCTCTCGGAGCTCGGCGTCCTCGACTTCGCCGGCGGGATGGTGGTCCACATAAGCTGCGGCGTGTCGGCCCTGGTGGCGGCCCTGGTCCTGGGACCGCGAAAGGGCTACCCCAGGGAGGCCATGATGCCCCACAACCTGGGCCTCACGGCCGTGGGCATGGGCATACTCTGGTTCGGCTGGTTCGGCTTCAACGCCGGGAGCGCCCTGGCGGCCGACGGCGTCGCCGCCAACACACTTGTGACGACCCACATGGCCGCCTCGATGGGCACGCTCACATGGGTCTTCACCGAGTGGCTCCACAGGGGCAAGCCCACCATGCTCGGCGCCGTCTCCGGGGCCGTGGCCGGACTGGGCTCCATAACGCCGGCGTCGGGCTTCGTCACACCGGCCTTCGCGGTGCTCATAGGACTCGTCGGAGGGCTTGTCTGTTACTGGGCGGTGAGCGTGCTCAAGCCGCGGCTCGGCTACGACGACTCGCTCGACGTCTTCGGCATCCACGGCGTGAGCGGCATCTGGGGGAGCCTCTCCATCGGGCTCTTCGCCTCGGTGGGCGCCGAGGGACTGGTCTTAGGCAACGGGGGACAGCTCCTCAGCCAGCTCACCGGCGTGCTCGTCACCATCGCGCTCTCGGCCGGCGGCACCTTCGCCGTCCTCAAGGTCGTCGACGCGACC